A single region of the Nicotiana sylvestris chromosome 6, ASM39365v2, whole genome shotgun sequence genome encodes:
- the LOC104214246 gene encoding histidine--tRNA ligase, cytoplasmic-like: MFKALERSRCIDRVVFDLSLARGLDYYTGVIFEAIFKGVTQVGSIAAGGRYDNLIGMFGTRQVPAVRISLGIERVLAIMEQVQKDKNQEI, encoded by the exons ATGTTTAAAGCTCTTGAGAGGTCCAGGTGTATTGACAGAGTCGTTTTTGACTTGAGCCTTGCAAGAGGCCTTGATTACTACACAGGAGTCATATTTGAAGCTATCTTTAAAGGAGTTACTCAG GTTGGTTCAATTGCTGCTGGTGGACGTTATGACAATCTAATAGGGATGTTTGGCACACGGCAGGTTCCTGCTGTTAGGATTAGTCTGGGAATCGAGAGAGTACTTGCCATCATGGAACAGGTTCAGAAAGACAAGAATCAG GAAATTTGA